Proteins co-encoded in one Chitinispirillales bacterium ANBcel5 genomic window:
- a CDS encoding Hsp20/alpha crystallin family protein, with translation MSALIRYSTPANTLADLMDDFFGESAFESAHRELTNGSWPRVDISEEDDHYLMHADLPGMDKNEVKIRVEQGTLTIEGEKKAERKKEKGKYRHLERSYGRFSRSFTLPEEIEEQRIEAKMNNGVLELKLPKNERAKRKAIEIKVN, from the coding sequence ATGAGTGCTCTAATCAGATATTCAACACCAGCTAACACTTTGGCAGATCTTATGGATGACTTCTTTGGTGAAAGCGCATTCGAATCTGCACATCGTGAACTAACAAACGGTAGTTGGCCAAGAGTTGATATCAGCGAAGAGGATGATCATTACCTCATGCACGCTGATCTACCCGGAATGGATAAAAATGAGGTAAAAATCAGAGTTGAACAGGGTACCCTCACTATCGAAGGTGAAAAAAAGGCCGAAAGAAAAAAAGAGAAAGGAAAGTACAGACATCTGGAACGCAGCTATGGAAGGTTTTCAAGATCCTTTACTCTTCCTGAAGAGATAGAGGAGCAGCGCATTGAAGCAAAAATGAATAATGGAGTTCTTGAGCTGAAACTGCCAAAAAATGAGAGGGCAAAAAGAAAAGCAATAGAGATCAAAGTTAATTAA
- a CDS encoding glycoside hydrolase family 5 protein, whose amino-acid sequence MGKLLLITFLLTIGFCAVSSADEKAPVERHGFLRVEGNTVVDEHGEPTQLRGMSFFWSQWMEKYYNRHVVDWLVEDWKVTVVRAAMGVKHDETLSGYLYDRSQERLVRRVVDAAIRNGIYVIIDWHSYYAHNYVEEAVEFFESMARRYGDHPNIIYEIYNEPKQVSWDEVVKPYAEQVVSAIRAIDPNNLIIVGTPHWCQRVDEAAMNPLEGENIVYGLHFYAASHKEDLRQRARIALDKGIPLFASEFGTCLYSGDGYLDSLETEAWFDFMDKHNISWCNWSIGDKDETASALVPGARYYGGWSENELTRSGRMIRRKLRYYAGVEEEEEEPQEEKEERRRRIRIRPLR is encoded by the coding sequence ATGGGTAAGCTGCTTTTAATCACCTTTTTGCTTACAATTGGTTTCTGTGCGGTTAGCAGCGCAGATGAAAAAGCGCCGGTAGAGCGACACGGATTTCTGCGGGTTGAGGGAAACACGGTTGTGGATGAGCATGGAGAACCTACACAGCTTAGGGGAATGAGCTTTTTCTGGAGCCAGTGGATGGAGAAGTATTATAATCGTCACGTGGTGGACTGGCTTGTGGAGGACTGGAAAGTAACGGTGGTACGGGCTGCAATGGGGGTTAAGCATGATGAGACTTTGAGTGGCTATCTCTACGACCGATCTCAGGAAAGGCTTGTACGGCGAGTGGTTGATGCGGCGATTCGAAACGGAATCTATGTAATAATAGACTGGCATAGCTATTATGCCCACAATTACGTTGAAGAGGCGGTAGAGTTTTTTGAGAGTATGGCCCGCCGTTACGGAGACCATCCAAACATAATTTATGAGATTTATAATGAGCCCAAACAAGTGTCCTGGGATGAGGTGGTGAAACCCTATGCAGAGCAGGTGGTATCGGCGATTCGGGCTATCGATCCCAATAATCTTATAATTGTAGGGACCCCTCACTGGTGTCAGAGGGTGGATGAGGCTGCGATGAATCCCCTGGAGGGAGAAAATATTGTTTATGGATTGCATTTCTATGCAGCCAGTCACAAGGAGGATCTACGCCAGAGGGCAAGAATAGCACTTGATAAGGGAATCCCATTGTTCGCTTCAGAGTTTGGGACCTGTTTATATTCAGGGGATGGATATCTTGATAGTCTGGAAACAGAAGCTTGGTTTGACTTTATGGATAAGCACAATATTAGCTGGTGTAACTGGTCAATTGGGGATAAGGATGAAACTGCTTCAGCCCTTGTACCGGGAGCACGATATTACGGAGGGTGGTCAGAAAATGAGCTAACGCGCTCGGGCAGGATGATCAGGCGCAAACTTCGGTATTATGCAGGAGTTGAAGAGGAGGAGGAAGAGCCTCAGGAAGAGAAAGAAGAACGAAGACGAAGAATACGAATCAGACCGCTGCGGTAA
- a CDS encoding pyruvate kinase alpha/beta domain-containing protein: protein MPAIPVNFYDTEGIENSDATLKSIRKRAKELDIKQIVVATTTGQTALKYADALPEAEIVAVTMHAVDKDVFVNRHGEKVMAKDPHIMDSARQKGVKFYTGVHPLGGAVSSALSGTFGGYTAHDIISEMLKKLFSTGTKVAIECALMAADAGYLDMSKDIIAAGGYRGGADTAVVMKPAFSYKLFEMKVREFICFPRESRE, encoded by the coding sequence ATGCCTGCCATACCGGTTAATTTCTATGACACTGAAGGGATAGAAAATTCAGATGCAACTCTTAAAAGCATTCGCAAAAGAGCAAAAGAACTTGATATCAAACAGATTGTGGTAGCAACTACAACCGGACAAACTGCGCTTAAGTATGCAGATGCCCTACCTGAAGCTGAGATTGTTGCTGTTACCATGCATGCAGTTGATAAGGATGTCTTTGTTAACAGGCACGGAGAAAAGGTAATGGCAAAGGATCCTCACATTATGGATAGTGCACGTCAGAAGGGAGTAAAGTTTTACACCGGCGTTCACCCTCTTGGCGGAGCAGTCAGCAGTGCTTTGAGTGGTACCTTTGGTGGCTACACTGCCCATGATATCATCTCGGAGATGCTTAAAAAGCTCTTCTCCACAGGCACCAAAGTCGCAATCGAATGTGCTCTGATGGCCGCTGATGCAGGGTATCTTGATATGAGTAAGGATATTATTGCCGCCGGTGGATACAGAGGAGGAGCAGATACTGCGGTTGTCATGAAACCGGCTTTTAGCTATAAATTGTTTGAGATGAAGGTAAGGGAATTTATCTGTTTCCCCAGAGAAAGCAGGGAGTGA